One Aneurinibacillus migulanus genomic region harbors:
- a CDS encoding 5-oxoprolinase subunit C family protein has protein sequence MLRIREGGLWTTVQDTGRQGYYHLGLPPSGAADKYSFIIGNLLLGNPVEYAGLEMTLLGPVIEFGKKTIIALTGAPVQAFLNNRLLPMWEAVAVDEGDVLSFRFCKKGVKSYLCVSGGIQVPEVLGSRSTYVLSRLGGYEGRKLVVGDELMIGEPLPGAFKQIGKHVPVEFIPAWDDAKDLRVVMGVSGNRISDEGIKTFLDSEWIVSAESDRVAYRYMGSSISFEEHAPPFGAGSSSSNVVDFAYPIGALMVPNEGEVIVLLNDATSGGGFVTIGTVISTDLDLIAQSRPMSRCRFLTITVDQAMQARMERKKQLIRLDETLKEQG, from the coding sequence ATGCTGCGAATCAGAGAGGGCGGGTTATGGACAACCGTACAAGATACGGGACGCCAAGGGTATTACCACCTGGGGCTTCCTCCTTCCGGCGCAGCCGATAAGTATTCCTTTATCATCGGAAATCTGTTGCTTGGCAACCCGGTTGAATATGCCGGACTGGAGATGACGCTGCTCGGTCCTGTCATCGAGTTTGGAAAAAAAACGATTATAGCCTTAACGGGAGCGCCGGTACAAGCATTCCTTAATAATCGACTTCTCCCGATGTGGGAAGCGGTTGCAGTCGATGAAGGGGATGTTCTTTCTTTTCGATTTTGCAAAAAGGGAGTAAAAAGCTATCTTTGTGTCTCCGGCGGCATTCAGGTGCCGGAAGTGCTGGGAAGCCGGTCCACATACGTGCTAAGCAGGCTTGGAGGGTATGAAGGACGCAAGCTGGTTGTTGGAGATGAACTAATGATTGGCGAACCGCTTCCCGGAGCCTTTAAGCAGATTGGAAAGCACGTACCTGTTGAATTTATTCCCGCATGGGACGATGCCAAAGATTTGCGTGTTGTTATGGGCGTATCCGGAAATCGGATAAGCGATGAGGGCATTAAGACGTTTCTGGATTCAGAGTGGATCGTGTCGGCAGAATCGGATCGGGTGGCCTATCGTTATATGGGCTCATCTATTTCTTTTGAAGAGCATGCTCCTCCGTTTGGTGCAGGTAGCAGTTCCTCGAATGTAGTTGATTTCGCGTACCCTATCGGCGCCCTTATGGTCCCGAATGAAGGCGAAGTCATCGTACTGCTCAATGACGCTACTTCAGGCGGTGGATTCGTTACAATCGGGACGGTTATTAGCACGGATTTGGACCTGATTGCCCAATCCAGACCGATGTCGCGCTGCCGCTTTTTGACCATTACAGTAGATCAGGCCATGCAGGCACGTATGGAGAGAAAGAAACAGTTAATAAGATTGGACGAAACGCTTAAAGAGCAAGGGTAG
- a CDS encoding 5-oxoprolinase subunit B family protein, with protein MFTLPETRFDFGGDEYIYAEISRDMSAESNFKALAIVNELRERNIPGIVDIVPSNASYLVRYNPEILSPRDLLDYLKEIDITKSDPAELNLSIRMVEIPTWYDDPVSRQYSERFKNRHQEPTLSNFEFAMKANGFTDKEAFIEAHSRMPNLITMVGFLPGTAWGFPLGLEPGEIIQTPKYLSPRTHTPRQGVGIGGAFTVVYPVNGTGSYQLIGMSAVPVYDADKRLIDLEDTYFLARPGDLWKHRPIDEREYNQIVAEVEQGTYRYHMKQIDFSPQEYVIKGKAYIQELMEGF; from the coding sequence TTGTTTACGCTACCGGAAACAAGGTTTGATTTTGGGGGAGATGAATATATATACGCGGAAATCTCGCGTGATATGAGTGCAGAGAGTAATTTTAAGGCGTTAGCAATCGTAAACGAACTAAGGGAGCGTAATATTCCGGGAATTGTTGACATTGTCCCGTCTAATGCTTCTTATCTTGTCCGGTATAATCCCGAGATTCTTTCTCCCCGAGATTTGTTGGATTATTTGAAGGAGATTGATATTACAAAAAGTGATCCGGCAGAATTAAATCTATCCATTCGTATGGTAGAGATTCCTACATGGTATGATGATCCAGTTTCGCGTCAATACTCGGAACGGTTTAAAAACAGGCATCAGGAACCGACCCTGTCCAATTTTGAATTTGCTATGAAAGCAAACGGTTTTACAGATAAAGAAGCGTTCATTGAGGCGCATTCCCGGATGCCTAACCTGATTACGATGGTAGGTTTTTTGCCCGGAACAGCCTGGGGATTCCCGCTGGGTCTTGAACCCGGAGAGATTATCCAGACGCCTAAGTATTTGAGTCCGAGAACGCATACACCAAGGCAAGGGGTAGGCATCGGGGGAGCATTTACCGTCGTATACCCGGTGAATGGAACGGGGAGCTATCAATTAATTGGCATGTCAGCAGTTCCTGTCTATGATGCAGACAAGCGGCTTATAGATTTGGAAGATACGTATTTTTTAGCGCGCCCGGGAGATTTATGGAAGCATCGGCCAATTGATGAACGAGAATATAATCAGATCGTTGCAGAGGTGGAGCAGGGAACCTATCGCTATCATATGAAACAAATCGATTTTTCACCGCAGGAATATGTAATCAAAGGAAAGGCATATATCCAGGAGTTGATGGAGGGATTCTGA
- the moaA gene encoding GTP 3',8-cyclase MoaA, whose translation MNKLIDRFGRVHDYLRISVTDRCNLRCVYCMPAEGMEFEPSENILRYEEIAEVVAAVAKMGVRKLRLTGGEPLVRKEIETLIAMLSGIPGIEDIALTTNAIFLAQKAEALKEAGVTRVNISLDSLKSERFAYITRGGSLKRVMDGLEAALRVGFAPVKLNVVLMQGQNDDEIEDFIRLSLDKPLQIRFIEYMPIGHNDEGWRAKYLSLDTVFEKVKQMGYTYEPAGDIYGNGPADNYRIPGAMGTFGLIHPVSDHFCGNCNRLRLTADGNIKPCLYWDDEWNVRPRIGDEKAIQDMFLRAIDAKPENHEMAQALASEKQSHTPTSRRMSQIGG comes from the coding sequence ATGAATAAGCTAATCGATAGATTTGGCCGCGTCCACGATTATTTACGGATTTCGGTGACCGACCGCTGTAACCTGCGCTGCGTGTATTGCATGCCGGCGGAAGGGATGGAATTTGAGCCGAGCGAGAACATTCTCCGCTACGAAGAGATTGCCGAAGTGGTAGCAGCGGTCGCCAAAATGGGCGTGCGTAAGCTGCGTCTTACCGGAGGCGAGCCGTTGGTGCGCAAAGAGATTGAAACGTTGATTGCTATGCTGTCCGGCATTCCGGGCATTGAAGATATCGCGCTGACGACGAATGCGATTTTTCTCGCACAGAAAGCGGAGGCGCTCAAAGAAGCAGGCGTGACTCGTGTGAATATCAGCCTGGACTCCTTGAAGTCGGAACGGTTCGCCTATATTACGCGCGGGGGCAGCCTGAAGCGGGTAATGGATGGCCTGGAGGCTGCACTCCGGGTCGGATTTGCGCCAGTGAAGCTGAATGTGGTGCTGATGCAAGGACAAAATGACGATGAAATTGAGGATTTTATCCGGTTGTCGCTCGACAAACCGCTGCAAATCCGGTTTATCGAATATATGCCTATCGGCCATAATGACGAAGGGTGGCGGGCGAAATATCTCTCGCTGGATACGGTATTCGAGAAAGTGAAGCAGATGGGATATACGTATGAGCCGGCCGGAGACATCTACGGGAACGGTCCAGCAGATAACTACCGCATTCCGGGAGCCATGGGTACGTTCGGCTTGATTCATCCTGTGAGTGATCATTTTTGCGGCAACTGTAACCGTCTGCGTCTTACTGCTGACGGCAACATTAAGCCATGCCTGTATTGGGATGATGAATGGAATGTGCGTCCACGTATTGGTGATGAAAAAGCAATACAGGACATGTTCCTGCGTGCGATTGATGCAAAGCCGGAGAACCACGAGATGGCACAGGCATTGGCCAGTGAGAAACAATCCCATACGCCGACCTCGCGCCGCATGTCGCAGATAGGCGGCTGA